TGATCTGCTTGATCATCTTCTCGGGATCCTCCGCCTTATCGACCAAGTCGTTGAGATTGGCGCGGACCAGGGTCGCAACTCGTTCCAGTAGTGCCATGACGAACTCCTTTCAAAACCTGCCATCGGCGGTTGGCCGTCGGCTCTCGGCGATTCCTTCATCTTCAGACTTGGCGCGGCGCCTCGCGGCAACCGCCAACACCGCACCCATTGCAAGTCCCGCGCAGATCCAGACTGCGATCCGGCCGGTCAGCATTCCAACCGCCGCCCCCGTCAGGATTCCTGCGATCAGAAAATATGTTCTCTCCATGTCGATCTCCTCTGCCGTTGCTCCGAGCCCGCGACTCGGTACCAGGCACTCGGTACTAGTTGCCGGCGCCCGCGCCTTTGCCCTTGTCATCACCGGGCAGCTCCGGCTTTGGCGCCTTGTCACCGATGGTGCGCACCTTGCCGAGCAGCTCCGACATCTTCATGCCGCTCAGGGTTTCAAACAGCGCGGGAACCTGCGCCGCCATCTGCGTGATGTCGCCGGTGATCTTGTTCATGCCGGCGGAATCGCCGTTGCCGGTGCTGACGATGGTGATCTTGTCCACGTTCGACAGTGGCGCCGACAGAGCGCGCACCACCTCCGGCAATCCGGTGAGCAGCTTGTCGATGACCGCGGCCTGGTTGTACTCCTGGAAGGCTTCGGCTTTGACGTTCATCGCCTTGGCCTCGGCTTCACCCTTCTTGAAAATGATGTCGGCTTCCGCTTCGCCCTGGGCGCGAATGCTGGAGGCCTTGCCTTCCGCCTCGACGACGAGCCGCTGTTTTTCGGCGGCGGCGAGGGTCTCAATGCGCTGGCGCTCGATCTCCGCCTGCTTGAGCACGGTGGCGATGAGCTCCTTCTCGCGACGCGTGATCTCGGCTTCCTGCACCTTGACCTGCTGCTCCTTTTCCACCTGCTGGATCTTCACCGACTCGGCCACCACCTGCTGCTGCATGACCTGGGTCTGAATTTCATAGGCCTTGTCGGCTTGCGCCTGCGCCTTCTTGCTGACTTCGAGGTACTGCGCCTGCTTGATGTTGAGGTCGCGGGTGGCCTCGGCCTGCTTGGCTTGCGAGAGCGTCTGGGCGAGCACGCGCTCCTGGTCCGCCTGGGCTTCGGCGACGGAGGCTTCGCGCTTGGCGACGGCGCGCCGGATGGCAGTGTCGCGCTCGGCTTCAGCGGCGGCGATGTCAGCATCGCGCTTGATGCGCGCGATGTCCGGCCGGCCCATGTTGGAGATGTAATCGTTCTTGTCCTTCACTTCCTTGATGGTGAAGGAAATCACTTCCAGGCCCATCTTGTTCATGTCGTCGGCGCAAGTGGAGCGCATGCGCTCGGCCACCATCTCTGGCTGCTTCACGATCTCCTCGACCGTGAGCTGGCCGATGATGCCGCGCAGGTGGCCTTCCATCACCAGACGAATCAGGCCCTCACGAATTTGCGGCGTCTTGTTGAGGAACTGCTCGGCCGCGGTGCGGATCGACTCGGGATCGGACTTGACCTTGATTTGGGCGACTGCTTCGACCGTGACCGCGACCCCCTGCTTGGTATACAGGTCCTGCTGCGGCGCCACGTCGAACGACATCAGTTCCAGCGACAGCAGCCGGCACTGCTCCACCAGGGGCAACACGATCGAGCCCCCGGCTTTGACAATCCTTCCCTGCTGGCTGCGAATACCGGTGATAACCAGCGCCTCGTTGGGCCCGGCGATGCGGTAGAGCCGCGTCAGCACTCCAATAATGAAGAGCACCGCCATGATCGCCAGTCCCACCATTACCCAAAC
The DNA window shown above is from Terriglobales bacterium and carries:
- a CDS encoding SPFH domain-containing protein; the encoded protein is MQIAAGVWVMVGLAIMAVLFIIGVLTRLYRIAGPNEALVITGIRSQQGRIVKAGGSIVLPLVEQCRLLSLELMSFDVAPQQDLYTKQGVAVTVEAVAQIKVKSDPESIRTAAEQFLNKTPQIREGLIRLVMEGHLRGIIGQLTVEEIVKQPEMVAERMRSTCADDMNKMGLEVISFTIKEVKDKNDYISNMGRPDIARIKRDADIAAAEAERDTAIRRAVAKREASVAEAQADQERVLAQTLSQAKQAEATRDLNIKQAQYLEVSKKAQAQADKAYEIQTQVMQQQVVAESVKIQQVEKEQQVKVQEAEITRREKELIATVLKQAEIERQRIETLAAAEKQRLVVEAEGKASSIRAQGEAEADIIFKKGEAEAKAMNVKAEAFQEYNQAAVIDKLLTGLPEVVRALSAPLSNVDKITIVSTGNGDSAGMNKITGDITQMAAQVPALFETLSGMKMSELLGKVRTIGDKAPKPELPGDDKGKGAGAGN